A stretch of the Butyricicoccus intestinisimiae genome encodes the following:
- a CDS encoding uracil-DNA glycosylase — protein MVQIGNDWDALLADEFEKDYYLQLRDFLKQEYQSQHIYPPMKDIFHALKYTAYSQVKVVILGQDPYHGFGQAHGMCFSVHAGVPMPPSLQNIFKELHDDIGMFPPASGCLVPWAREGVLLLNTVLTVREGQPNSHKGKGWETLTDHIISLLGEREQPMVFLLWGSNARKKKELIHKPQHLILECAHPSPLSAYRGFFGCGHFSQANQFLYDHGMTPIDWNVVNTKPEDDV, from the coding sequence ATGGTTCAAATTGGAAATGATTGGGATGCGCTGCTCGCAGATGAGTTTGAAAAAGATTACTATTTGCAGCTGCGTGATTTTCTCAAGCAGGAGTATCAATCTCAGCACATTTATCCGCCTATGAAAGATATCTTTCATGCGTTGAAGTACACTGCATATTCTCAAGTCAAAGTTGTGATTTTGGGACAAGACCCGTATCACGGATTTGGTCAGGCACACGGCATGTGTTTTTCTGTTCATGCCGGTGTTCCGATGCCGCCGTCCCTGCAAAATATTTTTAAAGAGCTGCACGATGATATTGGCATGTTTCCGCCCGCTTCCGGCTGTCTGGTGCCGTGGGCGAGAGAAGGCGTGCTGCTGCTCAACACGGTGCTGACGGTACGGGAAGGCCAGCCCAATTCTCACAAGGGCAAGGGCTGGGAAACACTGACAGATCATATTATTTCTCTGCTCGGTGAGCGCGAACAGCCCATGGTCTTTTTGCTGTGGGGCTCCAATGCCCGCAAGAAAAAAGAGCTGATTCACAAGCCGCAGCATTTGATTTTGGAATGTGCGCATCCATCGCCGCTGTCTGCTTATCGCGGGTTCTTTGGCTGCGGACATTTTTCACAGGCAAATCAATTTTTGTATGACCACGGCATGACGCCGATTGATTGGAATGTGGTCAACACCAAACCGGAGGATGACGTATGA
- a CDS encoding Crp/Fnr family transcriptional regulator: MEKFKKLLQQRYQLTDTRMLCALADSITFQHLDKDVKLIVEGETAANIYFLLSGIVRGFYYSENGKEITDCFVYESGDIIANDVPTNSAPSLITEETLVPCEIAALPISKIQELMSLYPEITQMYLQCLSLNLNRHREHKIALSRYCAATRYRWMKRTYPGLMDQVKKKHIASFLNITPQTMSNLRKRERTEQFGMASDTDHAGAK, translated from the coding sequence ATGGAAAAATTCAAAAAATTGCTCCAACAGCGATATCAGCTCACAGATACACGCATGTTGTGTGCTCTGGCAGACAGCATAACTTTTCAGCATCTTGACAAGGATGTAAAGCTTATTGTTGAAGGAGAAACAGCGGCTAATATTTATTTTTTGCTCAGCGGCATTGTGCGCGGCTTTTATTACAGTGAAAACGGCAAGGAAATCACGGATTGCTTTGTTTATGAATCCGGAGATATCATCGCCAATGATGTCCCCACGAACAGCGCACCCTCGCTCATCACAGAGGAAACACTGGTTCCGTGTGAGATTGCTGCGCTTCCAATCAGCAAAATTCAGGAGCTTATGTCGCTATATCCTGAAATCACGCAAATGTATCTGCAATGCCTGAGTCTCAATCTCAATCGGCATCGAGAGCACAAAATCGCGCTGTCACGATACTGCGCGGCAACGCGATACCGCTGGATGAAACGCACCTATCCGGGACTGATGGATCAGGTCAAGAAAAAGCACATCGCCTCGTTTCTCAATATCACGCCGCAGACCATGAGCAATCTGCGCAAACGGGAGCGAACAGAACAGTTTGGGATGGCATCCGACACAGATCATGCCGGCGCCAAGTAA